Proteins found in one Bacteroidales bacterium genomic segment:
- a CDS encoding radical SAM protein, protein MYDRFNRKINYLRISVTDRCNLRCVYCMPEEGIIPLKHTDILSYEEIMEVVKVAVKYEIDKIRITGGEPLVRKGVVSLISWISALKEITDLSLTTNGILLEAFALPLRDAGLHRVNISLDTMDPDRYRHLTRGGDIQRVFDGIQAAMNAGLTPVKINCVVDRSSDEPDARAVREYGLKMGLTVRFIRRMTLATGDFSVVEGGEGGHCSRCNRLRLTANGKIRPCLFSDLEYDVRELGPEQALKMAIQWKPESGSYSLSGRFNTIGG, encoded by the coding sequence ATGTACGACAGATTTAACAGGAAGATCAACTACTTAAGGATATCCGTTACGGACAGGTGCAATCTCCGGTGCGTTTACTGCATGCCGGAGGAGGGTATCATACCTTTGAAGCACACGGATATTCTGTCCTATGAGGAGATTATGGAGGTTGTCAAGGTCGCCGTGAAGTACGAAATCGATAAAATCCGTATCACGGGAGGTGAGCCTCTGGTGCGCAAGGGTGTTGTTTCGCTCATCAGCTGGATTTCCGCCTTAAAAGAGATCACTGATCTATCGTTGACGACCAATGGAATTTTACTGGAAGCATTTGCCCTTCCATTGAGAGATGCTGGATTACACCGGGTCAATATCAGCCTCGACACGATGGATCCGGACCGGTACAGGCACTTGACAAGAGGTGGTGACATCCAACGGGTATTCGACGGTATCCAGGCTGCCATGAATGCAGGACTGACACCTGTCAAGATCAATTGTGTGGTCGATCGTTCGTCGGATGAACCGGATGCAAGGGCGGTCAGGGAGTATGGCCTGAAAATGGGCCTGACGGTGCGATTCATCCGGCGCATGACCCTGGCCACGGGAGATTTCAGTGTCGTAGAGGGAGGTGAGGGTGGCCATTGCAGCCGGTGCAACCGCCTGCGGCTCACGGCCAACGGAAAGATACGACCCTGCCTGTTCAGTGATCTGGAATACGATGTCAGGGAACTGGGTCCGGAGCAAGCACTGAAAATGGCCATTCAGTGGAAACCTGAATCGGGTTCGTACAGCCTTTCCGGCCGGTTTAATACGATCGGAGGCTGA
- a CDS encoding molybdopterin molybdotransferase MoeA: MISFEEAYDLVLSSHFACGTERIQLQDALRRVLAEEVLSDTDMPPFNKSAVDGYACRRSDLGRELECMETIPAGVVPKFSIHPGQCSKIMTGSIVPEGADMVMMVEDIEVTTHGKIRFVREKSSGNICFRAEDLHRGDVVLRPGSLIRPQEIAVMASVGYVHPVVYRQPRVGIVTTGDELVEPGQLPALSQIRNSNASQLLAQLNAMGIRGTYFGIARDDREALKKILQDAKDASDIVLLTGGVSMGEYDHVPDVLLDLNFNLIFKSIAIQPGRPTVFGMADGRYVFGLPGNPVSSFVIFELLVKPLLYKSMGHAYPSPEFQMTMGETYSRRRSDRKSLLPVMIREGKVFLLDYHGSAHIHSYIHADGIMALEIGTTRIKEGEVVHVRQI; the protein is encoded by the coding sequence ATGATATCGTTTGAAGAAGCATATGATCTGGTTCTGAGTTCACACTTTGCGTGTGGCACAGAACGCATTCAGCTGCAGGATGCACTTCGGCGGGTCCTTGCTGAAGAAGTGTTATCCGACACCGACATGCCTCCCTTCAACAAATCTGCCGTTGATGGTTATGCCTGCCGGCGAAGTGATCTTGGTAGAGAGCTTGAGTGTATGGAGACCATTCCGGCAGGGGTAGTTCCGAAATTTTCCATCCATCCGGGGCAATGTTCAAAGATCATGACAGGATCCATCGTTCCGGAAGGAGCCGATATGGTCATGATGGTGGAAGATATTGAGGTGACAACCCACGGTAAGATCCGGTTCGTCAGGGAAAAATCGTCCGGGAATATCTGTTTCCGTGCAGAAGATCTTCATCGGGGCGATGTCGTTCTGCGGCCGGGTTCACTGATCCGTCCACAGGAGATTGCAGTGATGGCGTCGGTGGGATATGTTCACCCGGTTGTTTACAGGCAGCCCCGAGTTGGAATCGTCACCACAGGGGATGAGCTTGTTGAACCCGGCCAACTTCCTGCATTGTCACAAATACGCAACAGCAACGCCTCACAGTTGCTTGCGCAATTAAATGCAATGGGCATCCGGGGAACCTATTTTGGCATTGCCCGGGATGACCGGGAGGCATTAAAAAAGATCCTTCAGGATGCGAAAGATGCTTCGGACATCGTTTTGCTTACCGGAGGTGTTTCCATGGGAGAATATGATCATGTACCGGATGTTCTTCTGGACCTGAATTTCAATTTGATCTTTAAGTCTATAGCCATTCAGCCCGGCAGGCCCACTGTATTTGGAATGGCCGATGGCCGCTATGTTTTTGGCTTGCCGGGAAATCCGGTTTCATCCTTCGTGATCTTTGAGCTTCTGGTCAAACCATTGCTGTACAAATCAATGGGGCATGCCTATCCATCCCCTGAGTTCCAGATGACCATGGGAGAAACCTATTCACGAAGGCGATCGGATCGTAAATCGCTTCTACCGGTAATGATCCGTGAAGGGAAAGTGTTCCTTTTGGATTATCACGGCTCAGCACATATCCATTCTTACATTCATGCGGATGGGATCATGGCTCTTGAAATAGGAACAACCCGGATTAAAGAGGGGGAGGTGGTTCATGTACGACAGATTTAA
- the ppk1 gene encoding polyphosphate kinase 1, with the protein MARHPRVEAIYAFCDLPENAAMKNPADDLKINREISWLHFNERVLQEAIDPSTPLIERIKFLGIFSNNRDEFFRVRVGTLRRMLTIRSENLKISFEPAELLREIDEIVNEQEKIFTRVYSELVRELAGEGIYLIDESQLTPEQGRSVRNYFNEEIRPLLLPIMINNINVSTSLVDSSLYLLADMKRKDESLEENQAIIRVPTDVLGRFHILPKEGKREFIILLDDVIRYCLSDIFSFFGYDTFQAYTIKFTRDAELDIDNDISKSFLELLSESVKQRKKGFPVRFVYEDNLPQRLLKKLIKKLKISEKGNLRSGGRYHNFKDFMSFPHIGPPHLYYPATPPLPHAGLPLNNSIFGILRQRDLMLHFPYQSFQYIIDLLREASIDPKVVAIKMTFYRVAKNSNVMNALINAARNNKTVTVFMELQARFDEEANIYWTNRLQEEGIRVIPTIPGFKVHAKLILIKRIEEEKEIGYANISTGNYNESTARVYADDSLLTSNQQIAKDVDNVFRLMDSRYKPPEFRHLIVSPFDTRKEFIRLINNEIKNKNLGKDAWIILKLNSLVDDKLIERLYAASKAGVNIKIIVRGICVLVPGIPGISDNIEAFSIVDKFLEHSRVYIFCNDGKPLYYIASSDWMQRNLDHRIEVACPVFDGNLQEELMNMIRIQLKDNCKARIISARHPNRYRKDATRKKIRAQVEIYAYFDKMVLDKNNSTP; encoded by the coding sequence ATGGCACGACATCCCCGGGTTGAAGCCATTTATGCATTTTGTGATTTACCCGAAAATGCTGCCATGAAGAATCCTGCCGACGACCTGAAGATCAACAGGGAGATCAGCTGGCTGCATTTTAACGAACGAGTCTTGCAGGAGGCGATTGATCCAAGTACACCCCTGATTGAAAGAATTAAGTTTCTGGGAATTTTTTCCAATAACCGGGATGAATTCTTCCGTGTTCGCGTGGGGACATTGCGGAGGATGCTGACCATCCGCAGCGAAAATTTAAAGATCAGTTTCGAGCCTGCCGAACTATTGAGGGAGATCGATGAAATTGTCAATGAACAGGAAAAGATCTTCACCAGGGTCTATAGTGAACTTGTCAGGGAGCTGGCCGGGGAAGGCATTTACCTGATCGATGAGAGTCAGCTGACTCCGGAGCAGGGCAGGTCTGTCAGGAATTATTTCAATGAGGAGATCCGCCCGCTTTTGCTTCCGATCATGATCAACAACATCAACGTCAGCACCTCCCTGGTGGACAGTTCATTGTACTTGCTGGCCGATATGAAGCGGAAGGATGAGTCGCTGGAAGAAAACCAGGCGATCATCCGGGTTCCCACAGATGTTTTAGGCCGGTTCCACATCTTACCTAAAGAAGGGAAAAGAGAATTCATCATTCTGCTGGATGATGTCATCCGGTACTGCCTTTCCGATATTTTTTCCTTTTTCGGATATGATACTTTCCAGGCCTATACGATCAAATTCACCCGGGATGCCGAGCTGGATATTGACAACGACATTTCAAAAAGCTTTTTGGAGCTCTTAAGCGAAAGTGTCAAGCAGCGAAAGAAAGGATTTCCCGTCCGTTTTGTCTATGAAGATAACCTGCCGCAACGCCTGTTGAAGAAACTGATCAAAAAGCTCAAGATCTCGGAAAAGGGTAACCTGAGGAGCGGAGGAAGGTATCATAATTTCAAGGACTTCATGTCGTTTCCGCACATAGGCCCACCTCACCTGTACTATCCGGCCACACCTCCGCTGCCCCACGCTGGCCTGCCCCTGAACAATAGTATTTTTGGCATACTTCGCCAGAGGGATCTTATGTTGCATTTTCCGTACCAGTCCTTTCAGTACATCATTGACCTGCTCCGGGAGGCCTCCATTGATCCCAAAGTGGTAGCGATCAAAATGACTTTTTACAGGGTGGCCAAGAATTCCAATGTCATGAACGCGTTGATCAATGCCGCCCGCAACAACAAGACGGTGACCGTCTTCATGGAATTGCAGGCGCGCTTCGATGAGGAGGCAAATATATACTGGACAAACAGGCTTCAGGAAGAAGGGATCCGTGTGATCCCCACCATTCCAGGCTTTAAGGTGCACGCCAAATTGATCCTGATCAAGCGGATCGAGGAGGAGAAAGAGATTGGATATGCCAATATCTCAACGGGGAACTACAATGAATCAACGGCCAGGGTTTATGCAGATGACAGCCTTTTAACCTCCAACCAGCAGATAGCAAAGGACGTGGACAACGTTTTCCGGTTGATGGACAGCCGTTACAAACCCCCTGAATTCAGGCACCTCATTGTTTCGCCCTTTGATACGCGCAAAGAGTTTATTCGACTGATCAACAATGAGATAAAAAATAAGAACCTGGGCAAGGACGCCTGGATCATCCTCAAGCTGAACAGCCTTGTGGATGACAAACTCATCGAGCGATTGTACGCTGCCAGTAAGGCAGGTGTCAACATAAAGATCATTGTCAGGGGTATCTGTGTGCTGGTGCCCGGAATCCCCGGGATCAGTGACAACATTGAGGCATTCAGCATTGTGGATAAATTCCTTGAACATTCCCGGGTGTACATATTCTGTAATGACGGAAAGCCCCTGTATTACATTGCCTCTTCCGACTGGATGCAGCGGAACCTGGATCACAGGATCGAGGTTGCCTGTCCGGTGTTTGACGGAAATTTGCAGGAAGAGCTGATGAACATGATCCGGATCCAGCTAAAGGACAATTGCAAAGCAAGGATCATCAGCGCCCGTCATCCCAACCGTTACCGGAAGGACGCCACACGGAAGAAGATCCGGGCACAGGTGGAGATCTACGCGTATTTTGACAAAATGGTCCTGGACAAGAACAACAGTACACCCTGA
- the sixA gene encoding phosphohistidine phosphatase SixA: MGKSLYIVRHAKSSWDQPELPDEDRPLLEKGVQKTYKVINYLNGRKVKVDLILTSPAVRACETARLIAQGIGYPAERISKMPELYPIDTEQVLQRLQDLPDEVNAVMIVGHNPGVTQFASFLLGEQLDWLPTSAVAGIEFLTDRWHDIPGLKPFMHFVIYPKMLP, translated from the coding sequence ATGGGAAAATCATTGTACATCGTCAGGCATGCCAAGTCATCGTGGGATCAGCCGGAACTTCCGGATGAGGATCGACCCTTGCTTGAAAAAGGAGTTCAGAAAACATACAAAGTAATCAACTACCTGAACGGAAGAAAGGTAAAGGTCGACCTGATCCTGACGAGCCCGGCGGTCAGGGCCTGTGAAACGGCCCGGCTGATTGCGCAGGGTATCGGTTACCCGGCGGAAAGGATCTCCAAAATGCCTGAACTATATCCAATCGATACGGAACAGGTCCTTCAAAGGCTTCAAGACCTTCCCGATGAGGTGAATGCGGTCATGATCGTAGGGCACAATCCTGGAGTGACCCAGTTTGCCAGCTTCCTGCTCGGGGAGCAACTTGATTGGCTGCCCACCTCGGCGGTCGCCGGCATCGAATTCCTTACCGACCGATGGCACGACATCCCCGGGTTGAAGCCATTTATGCATTTTGTGATTTACCCGAAAATGCTGCCATGA
- the glyA gene encoding serine hydroxymethyltransferase yields MERDTAVFTIIENEKHRQLSGIELIASENFVSDQVLEAMGSVMTNKYAEGYPRARYYGGCQHVDETEQLAIDRLKELFGAEWVNVQPHSGAQANMAVFLACLIPGDTFMGLDLSHGGHLSHGSPVNSSGILYRPVAYEVSRETGTVDYDQMETTALRERPKLIMAGASAYSRDWDYKRMREIADQVGAILVADIAHPAGLIARKLLNDPLQYCHIVTSTTHKTLRGPRGGIIMIGKDFDNPWGKTTKKGEIRKMSSLLDSAVFPGVQGGPLEHVIASKAVAFGEALTPAFGEYAQKVRKNAQIMAKAFTDKGYHVISGGTDNHLMLIDLRTKFPQVTGRMVENTLVKADITVNKNMVPFDDRSPFQTSGLRIGTPAVTTRGLKEEHMPVIVDYIDDVISDPENEAKIHAIREKVNRMMSGFPLFAY; encoded by the coding sequence ATGGAACGAGACACAGCAGTATTTACCATCATTGAGAATGAAAAGCACCGGCAATTGAGTGGCATCGAACTGATCGCATCGGAGAATTTTGTCAGCGACCAGGTGCTGGAAGCCATGGGATCGGTGATGACGAACAAATATGCGGAAGGTTATCCCCGTGCCAGGTATTACGGGGGATGCCAGCACGTGGATGAAACGGAACAGCTTGCCATTGACCGGCTAAAGGAGCTGTTTGGGGCCGAGTGGGTCAATGTGCAGCCCCATTCCGGCGCTCAGGCCAACATGGCCGTTTTTCTGGCCTGCCTTATCCCAGGCGATACATTTATGGGGCTCGACTTGTCGCACGGCGGACACCTGTCGCACGGTTCCCCGGTTAATTCATCCGGGATCCTTTACAGGCCGGTGGCGTATGAAGTAAGCCGCGAGACGGGTACGGTGGACTACGATCAGATGGAAACAACCGCTCTGCGCGAGAGGCCGAAGCTGATCATGGCCGGAGCTTCGGCCTATTCACGCGACTGGGACTACAAGCGGATGCGGGAGATTGCTGACCAGGTCGGAGCCATCCTGGTGGCCGACATTGCCCACCCGGCCGGACTGATTGCCAGGAAGCTGTTGAACGATCCCCTGCAATACTGCCATATTGTTACCTCAACCACCCACAAGACCCTGCGTGGTCCCCGCGGCGGAATCATCATGATCGGGAAAGATTTCGACAATCCGTGGGGTAAGACGACCAAAAAAGGTGAGATCCGGAAAATGTCATCACTGCTTGATTCCGCTGTTTTTCCGGGTGTGCAGGGAGGACCGCTCGAGCATGTCATTGCATCGAAGGCAGTTGCCTTCGGTGAAGCTCTGACACCTGCCTTTGGCGAATATGCCCAAAAGGTGAGAAAAAATGCACAGATCATGGCAAAGGCCTTTACGGATAAGGGATACCATGTCATCTCAGGAGGGACGGATAACCATTTGATGCTGATCGACCTCCGGACAAAGTTTCCCCAGGTCACGGGCCGGATGGTTGAAAACACCCTGGTCAAGGCCGATATTACGGTGAATAAGAACATGGTGCCATTTGATGACCGATCGCCCTTCCAGACTTCGGGACTGCGGATCGGAACCCCGGCCGTTACCACCAGGGGCCTTAAAGAGGAACATATGCCCGTGATCGTGGACTATATCGACGATGTCATCTCTGATCCTGAAAACGAAGCTAAGATCCATGCGATCCGGGAAAAGGTGAACAGGATGATGTCGGGATTCCCTTTATTTGCCTATTAA
- a CDS encoding gliding motility-associated C-terminal domain-containing protein, giving the protein MNKPFRSIVPILLLVLSFSQVISQPVPTLQCVSVMGESIRITWTIDNTAFESYRLERSLDENFINPTLFAPHHDSTSFSYQETSAITSTIYFRLQTQDSQGTSPYSDTLRIMFLSVDPLNNNNSVAVISWNPVKNDAAGQYTIYRQASGENIWQAIGTTLDTNYHDAITYPYCSKTLTPIRYKIEYADPGASCSSWSSADSADLYDGIPPPIVQMDSVSVSYNGIVVVSWQPADMPDIMAYIIYRDTVPGDYGPYHACDTILKDTIHFVDTAPYARNKSIGYRITAIDSCGNESLLDNYNPLNTIYLDTISWNYCDISIDLEWNSAVSSLVPPATNYKVYQIDTTTYASQPVMETQETQTVYETGFKPDTTYCFFVRAENSSGKSSTSCIQCFTANRPEQPDTLNLQLATVDTLTNDQIDVSAYVDTLPDSTTFVLLRRTGINDPYDTIRKVLVDTISMNPIHLTDTTAQVGQHAYFYKTVILDGCGNEAWFDSNEDDLMDTIEVRTIYLQGTTDGQVNHLFWNRYQGTLSEVTTYRLIRKLEGVIDTIITIGSDTLYDDAVYSLTAGSGRFSYLVEARIIPKDVELPDTLSGFSNEIGLAQVTEIRMPNAFTPNNDGENDFFTPKNSFPDEQASFLFLIYNRWGQKVYESILISDEGWDGKVSGIPAPDGVYVYFIQYVSPEGGIFQKRGTVTLLR; this is encoded by the coding sequence ATGAACAAACCGTTCCGATCGATAGTGCCCATTCTTTTGCTGGTTCTCAGCTTCTCACAGGTGATTTCCCAACCTGTGCCAACCTTGCAATGTGTTTCGGTCATGGGCGAGTCCATCAGGATCACCTGGACGATCGACAACACTGCCTTTGAAAGCTATCGCCTGGAAAGATCTCTGGATGAAAATTTCATTAATCCAACGCTTTTTGCTCCGCATCACGATTCAACCTCTTTCTCTTACCAGGAAACATCTGCCATAACATCCACTATTTATTTTCGCCTGCAAACACAGGACAGCCAGGGTACATCCCCGTATTCAGATACGCTCAGAATTATGTTTCTTTCGGTTGATCCTCTAAATAATAACAACTCAGTTGCGGTGATCTCCTGGAATCCGGTGAAAAATGATGCTGCCGGACAGTACACTATCTATCGGCAGGCATCAGGTGAAAATATATGGCAGGCGATTGGTACTACCCTGGATACCAATTACCACGATGCGATTACATACCCTTATTGTTCAAAGACACTGACTCCTATACGTTATAAGATTGAATATGCGGATCCCGGTGCAAGCTGCAGTTCCTGGTCGTCAGCAGATAGCGCTGACCTTTATGATGGAATACCCCCTCCCATTGTTCAAATGGATTCAGTATCTGTCAGTTACAATGGTATTGTTGTCGTTTCCTGGCAACCTGCGGATATGCCGGACATCATGGCTTACATCATTTATCGTGACACGGTTCCCGGGGATTATGGTCCATACCATGCATGCGATACGATTTTAAAAGATACGATACACTTCGTGGATACTGCCCCCTATGCCCGGAACAAATCCATAGGTTACCGGATTACAGCCATAGACAGCTGCGGCAATGAGAGTCTCCTTGATAATTATAATCCATTGAACACAATTTACCTGGATACCATATCATGGAATTATTGCGATATCAGCATTGACCTTGAATGGAATTCGGCTGTATCTTCCCTGGTTCCTCCGGCAACGAATTACAAAGTTTATCAGATAGATACTACCACCTATGCATCGCAACCAGTAATGGAAACCCAGGAAACTCAAACAGTTTACGAGACGGGTTTCAAACCGGATACCACCTATTGCTTTTTTGTCAGGGCAGAAAATTCCAGCGGAAAATCCTCCACTTCCTGTATCCAGTGTTTTACGGCCAACCGTCCCGAGCAGCCCGATACACTGAACCTGCAGCTGGCCACGGTGGACACGCTTACCAACGACCAGATCGACGTTTCGGCATATGTGGACACCCTTCCGGATTCAACGACGTTTGTCCTGCTGAGAAGAACCGGCATCAATGATCCCTATGATACGATCAGGAAGGTTTTGGTGGACACGATTTCAATGAATCCGATCCACCTGACCGACACGACTGCACAGGTCGGTCAACATGCCTACTTCTATAAAACGGTCATACTGGATGGTTGCGGCAACGAGGCATGGTTTGACTCAAATGAAGACGATTTAATGGATACCATCGAGGTCCGGACGATCTACTTGCAGGGCACAACCGATGGCCAGGTGAACCATCTTTTCTGGAACCGCTACCAAGGCACATTGAGCGAGGTAACCACTTATCGGTTGATCAGGAAATTGGAGGGTGTGATCGATACCATCATCACTATTGGATCGGATACTCTTTATGACGACGCGGTTTACAGTCTGACAGCAGGCAGCGGCCGGTTCTCCTACCTGGTGGAAGCACGCATTATCCCGAAAGATGTTGAGCTTCCCGACACACTGTCGGGCTTTTCCAATGAAATTGGCCTGGCCCAGGTCACGGAAATCCGTATGCCCAATGCTTTCACTCCCAATAACGATGGTGAAAATGATTTCTTTACCCCTAAGAACAGTTTCCCTGACGAGCAGGCTTCCTTCCTTTTCCTGATCTATAACCGCTGGGGCCAAAAAGTCTATGAATCAATCTTAATCAGTGATGAAGGCTGGGATGGCAAGGTCAGCGGCATACCTGCCCCCGATGGCGTTTATGTCTATTTCATCCAGTACGTTTCCCCTGAAGGCGGGATCTTTCAAAAGAGAGGAACGGTCACGCTGCTCCGATGA
- the guaB gene encoding IMP dehydrogenase codes for MAMYPDKFTGEGLTYDDVLLVPQYSELMPREVDVTTQFTRKIKINIPIVSAAMDTVTGSKLAIAMAQEGGIGVLHKNMTIEEQALEVKKVKRAESGMIIDPITLNDDALVADAISIMKEHQIGGIPVVNKSKQLVGIITNRDLRFERNMSRPVSEIMTQQDKLITTSEVVTFEQAAEILQQYRIEKLPVINKDRKLIGLITYKDILKIKARPNACKDSKGRLQVAAAVGIATDTLERVRALYEQHVDAIVIDTAHAHSKGVMEMTRKTKNLFPDLELIVGNIGTAEAARDLQKLGVGAVKVGIGPGSICTTRIIAGIGIPQLTAICDVARALKGSGIPVIADGGIRYTGDIVKAIAAGAHSIMAGSMFAGVDESPGETIIFEGRKYKTYRGMGSIEAMQKGSRDRYFQDMEDDIQKLVPEGIVGRVPFKGTLSEVIYQMVGGLRAGMGYTGSKNIKELQQARFIKITASGIAESHPHDITITREAPNYSR; via the coding sequence ATGGCAATGTATCCTGATAAATTCACCGGGGAAGGCCTCACCTACGACGATGTACTTCTGGTACCACAATACTCTGAACTCATGCCCCGTGAGGTGGACGTTACTACACAGTTCACCCGAAAAATAAAAATCAATATCCCGATCGTTTCAGCTGCCATGGATACGGTCACCGGATCCAAACTGGCCATTGCCATGGCCCAGGAGGGAGGCATTGGTGTCCTTCATAAGAATATGACCATCGAGGAACAGGCGCTGGAAGTGAAAAAGGTGAAGCGGGCTGAAAGCGGCATGATCATCGATCCCATTACCCTGAATGATGACGCCCTGGTGGCTGATGCCATTTCCATCATGAAAGAACACCAGATCGGTGGCATTCCGGTAGTCAATAAAAGCAAACAACTGGTAGGGATCATAACCAACCGCGATCTTCGTTTTGAACGCAATATGTCAAGACCGGTCAGCGAGATCATGACCCAGCAGGATAAGCTGATCACCACCTCTGAAGTGGTCACCTTTGAGCAGGCAGCTGAAATCCTCCAGCAATACCGGATCGAAAAGCTGCCGGTGATCAATAAAGACCGAAAGCTGATCGGATTGATCACATACAAGGACATTTTAAAGATCAAGGCACGTCCCAATGCGTGCAAGGACAGCAAGGGACGGTTGCAGGTGGCTGCGGCTGTCGGCATCGCAACGGATACCCTCGAACGGGTCCGCGCTCTCTATGAACAGCACGTCGACGCCATCGTCATCGATACGGCCCATGCGCACTCAAAAGGGGTCATGGAAATGACCAGGAAGACCAAAAACCTCTTCCCCGACCTGGAGCTGATCGTTGGAAACATAGGCACTGCAGAAGCAGCCAGGGATCTGCAAAAACTTGGTGTTGGCGCCGTGAAAGTCGGCATAGGTCCGGGTTCCATCTGCACAACCCGTATCATTGCCGGTATCGGGATACCGCAGCTCACGGCTATCTGTGACGTTGCCAGGGCACTCAAAGGAAGCGGCATTCCCGTGATCGCCGACGGAGGGATCCGGTATACGGGCGATATCGTTAAAGCTATCGCTGCAGGAGCCCATTCCATCATGGCGGGTTCCATGTTTGCAGGAGTGGATGAATCACCCGGGGAGACCATCATCTTTGAGGGCAGAAAGTATAAAACCTACCGCGGCATGGGATCAATCGAAGCCATGCAGAAAGGTTCCAGGGACCGTTACTTCCAGGATATGGAGGACGATATCCAGAAACTGGTTCCTGAAGGTATTGTCGGCCGCGTTCCCTTTAAAGGGACCCTGTCAGAAGTGATCTACCAGATGGTCGGAGGCCTCCGGGCCGGCATGGGCTATACCGGTTCCAAAAATATAAAGGAATTACAACAGGCCAGGTTTATTAAGATCACAGCTTCAGGCATCGCCGAGAGTCATCCCCACGACATTACAATAACCCGGGAAGCTCCTAACTATAGCAGATAA